The proteins below are encoded in one region of Anaerosporomusa subterranea:
- a CDS encoding IclR family transcriptional regulator yields the protein MESMDNIVKGDQLWKINSVANSIRVLKCFTGNKPEWILSQLALELKMPKSTLLNMLRTLELLGLIIKNESNQSYRLGLELLEFGYSVRRSLPILEYAVPLLEDIQASTNKMVYFTVPRHGKVLYLEGIYPGKRTIGYSVTGKTLLMHCTGCGKAMLSQMREDDVKTIVNYYGLPQYTPTTITNYDDLIQELQRDRERGYSIDRSEETHGVKCVAVPIRSKERVLGAISISGSIISMQDEILPSYAEMLMDVSNLLSTKADLFPSCSILPQ from the coding sequence ATGGAATCAATGGATAATATCGTCAAAGGCGATCAATTATGGAAAATTAATTCGGTTGCTAATTCTATAAGAGTGTTGAAATGTTTTACAGGAAATAAGCCGGAATGGATATTGTCACAGCTTGCTTTAGAACTTAAGATGCCTAAAAGCACGTTGCTAAACATGCTCAGGACGTTAGAACTGCTTGGTCTGATCATAAAAAATGAGAGTAATCAGAGCTATCGTCTAGGTCTTGAACTGCTTGAATTTGGTTACAGCGTAAGAAGATCCTTGCCCATTTTGGAATATGCAGTTCCACTTCTCGAAGATATTCAAGCCAGCACTAATAAAATGGTCTATTTTACTGTTCCGAGGCACGGGAAGGTTTTGTATCTTGAAGGAATTTACCCTGGAAAAAGAACGATTGGTTACTCTGTTACAGGCAAGACACTACTCATGCATTGTACGGGATGCGGGAAAGCGATGCTTAGTCAGATGCGAGAAGATGATGTGAAAACAATTGTTAATTATTATGGACTCCCACAATACACTCCGACAACTATAACTAACTATGATGACCTTATACAAGAACTTCAGAGGGACCGAGAAAGAGGTTATTCTATTGACCGCAGTGAGGAAACTCATGGCGTGAAATGTGTTGCAGTTCCTATAAGAAGCAAGGAAAGAGTGCTAGGAGCAATCAGTATTTCAGGATCAATCATTAGTATGCAAGATGAAATATTGCCATCATATGCAGAGATGTTGATGGATGTTTCAAATTTGCTTTCTACAAAAGCTGATTTATTTCCGTCGTGTTCAATTCTGCCCCAATAG
- a CDS encoding tripartite tricarboxylate transporter permease codes for MDQLGQLLNGFEIALTWWNLLYCLIGVTVGMLVGVLPGLGPTTATALLIPITFGMGPIPAIIMLSGIYYGAMYGGTITSVLINTPGEAASVITCLDGYPMAKQGRGGTALGVAGIGSFIGGTVSIIGLAFIGPALANFALRFGPPEFFSLMVLGLMMVVGLMGKSLLRGLIATFIGLTLSLVGMDTVSGAIRFTFGNPHLLDGFDLVTIAMGLFGLTEIFIGMEDLSSLQKPAEVKGLLPRREEWSPTLKAISRGTGLGFLIGLIPGTSSAIPALLSYSLEKRLAKDPSRFGKGAIEGVAGPETANNSYCGGALIPLFTLGIPSSPTIAIILGAFIMHGLTPGPTLFLNNAEFVWAVIASMFIGNFMLLIMNVPLAGWWAKIAMIPPKLLYPIILIISILGAYTVSNEIWDVGVMLVGGIVGYFMQKIDIPMAPIVLTFVLSRLMERALLQSLKMFDGNILVIFQRPICSILLTLAAIMLIFSIIAEVKKKREIFASNSEM; via the coding sequence ATGGATCAGCTTGGTCAGTTACTGAACGGCTTTGAAATTGCACTCACTTGGTGGAATCTACTATATTGCTTAATTGGTGTAACAGTAGGAATGCTAGTCGGGGTGCTACCTGGCCTGGGGCCCACGACTGCTACAGCCCTTTTAATTCCGATCACGTTTGGGATGGGCCCGATACCGGCGATTATCATGTTATCCGGTATTTACTATGGTGCTATGTATGGGGGGACTATCACTTCTGTACTTATCAATACTCCTGGCGAAGCTGCCTCGGTTATTACCTGCTTAGACGGATATCCAATGGCGAAGCAAGGGCGAGGTGGTACGGCGCTTGGCGTAGCAGGAATTGGGTCTTTTATTGGCGGTACAGTATCAATTATCGGCCTTGCTTTCATTGGTCCGGCTTTAGCTAATTTCGCATTACGGTTTGGACCGCCAGAGTTTTTTTCACTTATGGTACTTGGGTTGATGATGGTGGTTGGCCTAATGGGCAAATCTTTGCTGCGTGGTTTAATTGCAACTTTTATTGGACTAACGCTGTCACTGGTTGGCATGGATACGGTTTCAGGGGCCATCCGCTTTACCTTTGGCAATCCCCATTTACTCGACGGCTTTGATTTAGTAACAATTGCGATGGGTTTGTTTGGACTTACAGAGATATTCATTGGCATGGAGGATTTGTCATCACTACAGAAACCTGCGGAAGTAAAGGGTCTTCTGCCTCGACGTGAAGAATGGTCACCAACCTTGAAGGCCATAAGCCGGGGAACAGGATTGGGTTTTTTGATCGGGTTGATACCAGGAACAAGTTCTGCTATTCCGGCCCTGCTATCATACTCCTTGGAAAAAAGGCTGGCTAAAGATCCTTCCCGTTTCGGCAAAGGGGCAATAGAAGGAGTGGCTGGACCCGAAACAGCCAACAATTCCTACTGCGGCGGAGCGCTGATCCCTCTTTTCACTTTAGGCATACCCAGTTCTCCGACCATTGCAATTATTCTCGGAGCCTTCATCATGCATGGTCTGACTCCTGGGCCTACCCTATTCCTAAACAACGCAGAGTTTGTTTGGGCAGTTATTGCCAGTATGTTTATTGGTAATTTTATGCTGTTAATCATGAATGTGCCACTAGCGGGATGGTGGGCTAAAATTGCCATGATTCCGCCAAAATTGTTGTACCCGATCATTCTGATTATCTCCATATTAGGCGCATATACGGTAAGTAATGAAATTTGGGATGTTGGGGTCATGCTTGTCGGCGGGATTGTCGGATATTTCATGCAAAAGATTGATATTCCGATGGCACCCATCGTTTTGACGTTTGTACTAAGCAGACTGATGGAGCGAGCCCTGTTGCAATCGCTTAAGATGTTTGACGGCAATATTTTAGTGATTTTCCAACGCCCTATTTGCAGTATCCTTCTTACCCTTGCTGCAATAATGCTAATCTTTAGTATCATTGCAGAAGTGAAGAAAAAACGGGAAATCTTTGCAAGCAACTCTGAAATGTAG
- a CDS encoding tripartite tricarboxylate transporter substrate binding protein has protein sequence MMKKTLLGLLCVSVLLLAGCGGQKAPEQAAKDKYPKKEIQLVVPFGAGGASDATSRIVAKGMEEKLKVPIVINNKTGGTGVVGMSFVQTSAKDGYTFGYIPVELTMLKSLGLTDLEPSKFDMIGRAMVLPAAITVHADAPYNTIEEFLDYAKKNPGKVKIGNSGAGSIWHIASTALANKANVKFSDIPFDGAAPAVTALMGAHIDAVAVSVPEVMAGIDAKKLKLLAVMGPERDKKFPNVPTLKEKGYDVEIVGWGGFVVPKGTPDDVKKVLADALKDSVASESFKKFSAERGYTAAYMSSEEFTKFTDAQFKFYSQLIPTMNLK, from the coding sequence ATGATGAAAAAGACTCTTCTCGGACTGCTGTGCGTTTCTGTATTGCTGCTCGCAGGCTGTGGGGGCCAAAAGGCTCCGGAACAAGCGGCTAAGGACAAATACCCCAAAAAAGAAATCCAATTAGTCGTTCCCTTCGGTGCCGGGGGCGCATCGGACGCAACCTCCCGCATCGTTGCCAAAGGCATGGAAGAAAAATTGAAAGTTCCTATCGTTATTAACAACAAGACTGGTGGCACAGGTGTTGTTGGGATGTCGTTTGTTCAAACAAGCGCCAAAGATGGTTATACATTTGGCTATATTCCGGTTGAATTAACGATGTTAAAGTCGTTAGGGCTTACCGATCTCGAACCTAGCAAATTTGATATGATTGGTCGCGCCATGGTACTTCCAGCGGCGATTACAGTTCATGCGGACGCTCCCTATAATACCATTGAAGAGTTTCTTGACTATGCCAAGAAGAATCCTGGCAAAGTAAAAATCGGCAACTCCGGCGCAGGATCAATCTGGCACATTGCTTCTACGGCATTGGCGAATAAAGCGAATGTAAAGTTTTCGGATATACCCTTTGACGGAGCCGCACCGGCTGTGACCGCCTTGATGGGCGCACACATAGACGCAGTTGCAGTCAGTGTGCCTGAAGTAATGGCAGGTATTGATGCTAAAAAACTTAAGCTACTTGCCGTAATGGGTCCGGAACGGGATAAGAAATTCCCGAATGTTCCAACATTAAAAGAAAAGGGATATGATGTTGAGATCGTTGGCTGGGGCGGATTTGTTGTCCCTAAAGGCACACCGGATGATGTTAAAAAAGTGTTAGCCGATGCATTAAAAGACTCTGTCGCTTCCGAATCGTTCAAGAAGTTTTCTGCAGAGCGGGGATATACAGCAGCATATATGTCCTCTGAGGAATTCACTAAGTTTACAGATGCTCAGTTCAAGTTTTATTCCCAGTTGATCCCCACCATGAATCTGAAGTAA
- a CDS encoding sedoheptulokinase: MTQYLLVDFGTTRVKSAIADLETGQISHIDSRPACTIPAVEHENSEIPIKKFQDQFAALCTEYYIERGISFTGIMLSCQMHGFSVLRSNYEPASGYITWKDERSSLSIAGKTSWDLFNQHFGARFRPITGMNPRPGLPVFNLLHMARQGTIPKNAIVVSLSEVLCLVSNDYTDLIHPTMLAGLGIYDIEELEIATDFLQFISDETGCVIRYSSSADETKCGGFWHSPIGKKVPIYVGVGDHQCTVLGAGNIPGETLSINLGTGSQVAAIDFQYALNEQVEKRPYFGESNLTTITHIPAGRALTEYIGFLEDVSRMVGNPGDVFWDLLSKTDVKAALEAELEFDLGIFSSCWRYSSGGGIRNINESKFTLKNYFSGLLGSFCRQYQAVAQCIDPSRALTKCILSGGIPQKLPQIAEILSVQLNREVVRTEAIDEALIGLRTLALVASGRAPDYKQASKFFAFEKK, encoded by the coding sequence TTGACGCAGTACTTATTAGTCGATTTTGGGACAACGAGAGTAAAGTCAGCGATCGCTGACCTAGAGACGGGGCAGATCAGCCACATTGATAGCCGACCAGCTTGTACCATACCAGCAGTTGAGCACGAAAACAGTGAAATTCCCATTAAGAAATTTCAAGACCAGTTTGCCGCTCTGTGCACGGAGTATTATATCGAACGAGGTATCTCTTTTACAGGAATAATGCTGTCATGTCAAATGCATGGTTTTAGTGTCTTAAGGTCAAATTATGAACCGGCTAGCGGATATATTACCTGGAAAGACGAGCGCTCTAGCCTGTCGATTGCGGGTAAAACTTCTTGGGACTTATTCAATCAACATTTCGGGGCACGTTTTCGCCCGATTACCGGGATGAACCCTAGGCCCGGGCTTCCGGTTTTTAATTTACTCCATATGGCGCGCCAGGGGACCATACCGAAAAACGCAATAGTTGTTTCCCTGTCAGAAGTTCTTTGCCTGGTAAGCAATGATTATACAGACCTAATACATCCAACTATGTTAGCCGGATTAGGAATATATGATATAGAAGAACTTGAAATAGCCACAGACTTTCTACAGTTCATTTCCGATGAAACCGGCTGCGTCATCCGCTACTCTAGTAGTGCTGACGAAACAAAGTGTGGTGGATTTTGGCATAGCCCGATTGGCAAGAAAGTACCAATTTATGTCGGTGTAGGCGATCATCAGTGCACCGTATTAGGGGCAGGAAATATCCCGGGAGAGACTTTATCGATAAACTTGGGAACAGGCTCTCAGGTGGCTGCGATTGATTTTCAGTATGCTCTAAACGAGCAAGTTGAGAAGCGCCCATATTTTGGCGAGAGTAACTTGACAACGATCACCCATATCCCAGCCGGGCGGGCACTTACCGAATATATTGGTTTTTTAGAAGATGTGTCCAGAATGGTTGGTAATCCAGGTGACGTCTTTTGGGATTTGCTTTCGAAAACCGACGTTAAAGCAGCGCTTGAGGCAGAACTTGAATTTGACTTAGGTATATTCAGTAGTTGCTGGCGTTACTCCAGCGGGGGTGGAATTCGCAACATCAACGAGAGCAAATTTACGCTTAAGAATTACTTTTCTGGTTTGTTGGGCAGTTTCTGCCGTCAATACCAGGCTGTAGCTCAATGTATTGATCCATCCAGAGCACTAACAAAATGTATACTCAGCGGTGGTATCCCGCAAAAGCTCCCTCAGATAGCAGAGATACTATCTGTCCAGTTAAATCGCGAAGTTGTGAGGACTGAGGCTATTGACGAGGCACTTATTGGTCTTCGGACGCTCGCCTTGGTTGCAAGCGGTAGAGCTCCAGATTATAAGCAAGCGTCAAAATTCTTCGCGTTTGAGAAGAAATGA
- a CDS encoding zinc ribbon domain-containing protein produces MRRSCKSCGKNIEEKPDDCICEGATIEYCEKCQKEKEAEEEKRKALELKTLDEQIRARFVCCKCKSKNARVKRISTTGDGFSRLMNFQNNVFLVVSCCNCGYVELYDPVILENKSDRWAIFDLLFGN; encoded by the coding sequence GTGCGAAGATCCTGCAAATCTTGTGGCAAGAACATTGAAGAAAAGCCTGATGATTGTATCTGTGAAGGTGCAACTATAGAATATTGTGAGAAATGTCAAAAGGAAAAAGAAGCAGAGGAAGAGAAAAGAAAAGCTCTAGAGTTGAAAACGCTAGATGAGCAAATTCGGGCCCGATTTGTTTGCTGCAAGTGTAAAAGTAAGAATGCCCGCGTTAAGCGAATATCTACTACTGGCGATGGATTCTCTAGGTTGATGAATTTCCAAAATAATGTTTTCCTCGTAGTGTCATGCTGTAATTGTGGCTATGTTGAGCTATACGATCCGGTTATACTTGAAAACAAATCTGACCGCTGGGCTATATTCGATTTACTTTTCGGTAATTAA
- a CDS encoding tripartite tricarboxylate transporter TctB family protein translates to MENLGVWIGIVVLIYASGMFWLALSLKYYTQFGPGPGLFPLWLSGILIVITLLFIWQSVKHDAIRFWDVFPNRKAFRNVLSVWGSILLFMILLNYTGFTIASSILLYTLFIRGYKWHWALGLSIGVSVFLFLAFNKAFGIPLPVNALGW, encoded by the coding sequence ATGGAGAATTTGGGAGTCTGGATAGGAATTGTAGTGCTAATCTATGCGTCGGGTATGTTTTGGTTGGCGCTGTCACTAAAATATTATACTCAATTTGGCCCCGGACCGGGTTTGTTTCCGCTGTGGTTAAGCGGCATCTTAATAGTGATAACACTACTATTTATTTGGCAATCTGTTAAGCACGATGCCATTCGCTTCTGGGATGTTTTCCCGAATCGGAAAGCGTTTAGAAATGTATTATCGGTTTGGGGCTCGATTCTCTTATTCATGATTCTATTGAATTACACTGGATTTACGATTGCTAGCAGTATCCTGTTATATACCCTATTTATCCGAGGCTATAAGTGGCATTGGGCATTAGGGTTATCGATCGGTGTGTCTGTCTTCTTGTTCTTGGCATTTAACAAAGCCTTCGGCATTCCGCTTCCAGTTAATGCCTTGGGTTGGTAA
- the rbsK gene encoding ribokinase encodes MASEGLVVLVIGSLNMDLVARVDSLPEKGETIFGRSFARFPGGKGANQAIAAARMGARVTMVGCVGTDDSGKELQLGLVENHVDASPVRSVDECTGTALITVDRNAANTIIVVPGANDCVTFDDIDTALAGFKTPGILVLQHEIPAQAVCHAVQSAKEKGWFVILNPAPARELPDQVMQYVDILIPNETEAAVLCKRPIQSVEDAAGAARELLAKGVKTVVITMGRQGALCCTNDSLRHVPPLQVSAVDSTAAGDAFVGALSCSLARGETLESALQIASTAAALSVTRPGAQPSLPSWEEVKQYLR; translated from the coding sequence TTGGCAAGTGAAGGGCTAGTTGTACTTGTTATCGGCAGCTTGAATATGGACTTGGTTGCAAGAGTAGACAGTCTACCGGAGAAAGGTGAGACAATATTTGGCAGGTCATTTGCGCGGTTCCCGGGGGGAAAAGGGGCCAATCAAGCCATAGCGGCGGCGAGGATGGGCGCCAGGGTAACAATGGTAGGTTGTGTGGGAACTGATGATTCTGGCAAAGAGCTCCAATTAGGTTTAGTGGAGAATCATGTAGATGCCTCTCCGGTTCGTTCAGTTGATGAATGTACAGGAACGGCTCTAATTACAGTAGACCGCAATGCTGCAAATACGATCATAGTAGTTCCTGGCGCAAACGACTGTGTGACGTTTGACGATATTGATACAGCCTTAGCCGGATTTAAAACACCTGGTATCCTCGTACTTCAACACGAAATCCCAGCACAAGCAGTCTGCCATGCAGTTCAGTCTGCTAAAGAAAAAGGTTGGTTCGTTATCCTCAATCCAGCCCCTGCCCGTGAGCTTCCCGATCAGGTAATGCAATACGTAGATATTCTGATTCCCAATGAAACAGAAGCGGCGGTTCTTTGCAAACGGCCAATCCAGTCTGTAGAAGATGCAGCTGGCGCAGCGAGAGAATTGCTGGCAAAGGGAGTTAAAACGGTAGTAATTACCATGGGACGCCAGGGTGCTCTCTGCTGCACGAACGATTCCTTGCGGCACGTGCCACCTCTACAGGTATCGGCAGTCGATTCCACCGCAGCCGGCGATGCCTTTGTTGGTGCGCTTTCCTGCTCTCTGGCAAGAGGAGAAACTCTCGAATCAGCTTTACAGATTGCATCTACTGCTGCGGCCTTGTCGGTTACCCGTCCTGGGGCTCAACCTTCCCTTCCCTCGTGGGAGGAAGTTAAGCAATATTTGCGTTGA
- a CDS encoding TRAP transporter substrate-binding protein produces the protein MTISRLIAALLCMMLPIFLISGCDTKISSKKRDVPQVTFLLAENQGPDYPTTVSSRKFADLVYRRTQGRIKIDVYPSAQLGDEKVAIEQIQIGAIDFMRVHSSPLAEFNKQFAVLSLPYIFDNEEHMWRFLESEMGIMMLNNLSSSKMQGLAYYDNGARSLYFRKPVDSLEALKGLKIRVQQNKVTMDMISAWGASPIPMQYGDTLNSLQNGVIDGAENNFPSYFTSKHYQYAPYCLLSKHQRAPEVLLISKLTWDKLSSDDQMIIRQSAKEAAQFQRKIWHTFEKQSEDSLRRAGVKIIEVDNIKQWHKAVKPVLTKYQKTLNKELEAIEKVRN, from the coding sequence ATGACTATATCTAGGCTGATTGCGGCTCTGTTATGTATGATGCTACCCATTTTCTTGATATCCGGATGTGATACAAAGATCAGCTCTAAGAAACGAGATGTGCCGCAAGTCACTTTCTTATTAGCAGAAAATCAGGGACCCGATTACCCAACGACAGTATCTTCACGTAAGTTTGCGGATCTTGTTTATCGACGCACACAGGGACGGATTAAAATTGATGTATATCCGTCAGCGCAATTAGGGGACGAGAAGGTTGCTATTGAACAAATTCAAATTGGGGCGATTGATTTCATGCGGGTACATTCATCCCCGCTGGCGGAGTTCAATAAACAGTTTGCCGTTCTTTCGCTTCCCTACATCTTTGATAATGAGGAACATATGTGGCGATTTCTTGAAAGTGAAATGGGCATTATGATGCTTAACAACCTTAGTTCATCGAAAATGCAGGGATTGGCCTATTATGATAATGGAGCGAGGAGCCTTTATTTTAGAAAACCGGTCGATTCGTTGGAAGCGCTTAAAGGGCTAAAGATCCGGGTACAGCAAAACAAAGTCACTATGGATATGATTAGTGCTTGGGGAGCCAGTCCGATTCCTATGCAGTATGGAGATACACTGAATTCGTTGCAAAATGGTGTAATTGATGGAGCGGAAAACAATTTTCCCAGTTATTTTACTTCTAAGCACTATCAATATGCACCGTATTGCCTATTAAGCAAGCACCAAAGAGCTCCGGAGGTATTGCTGATTAGTAAACTTACTTGGGACAAGCTGTCCAGTGATGATCAGATGATTATTAGGCAATCGGCCAAAGAGGCAGCTCAGTTTCAACGGAAAATCTGGCATACATTTGAGAAACAGTCTGAAGATAGCCTGCGTAGAGCAGGAGTTAAAATAATCGAGGTTGATAATATAAAACAATGGCATAAGGCTGTTAAACCTGTATTAACCAAGTATCAAAAAACACTGAATAAAGAATTGGAAGCTATCGAAAAAGTTCGTAATTAG
- a CDS encoding dihydrodipicolinate synthase family protein, producing MKYLYGLTTAMITPFSKDGTVDLDKMKNLTNFLIEKGTHCLYPLGTTGEGFRLSVEERKQVAQTVVETANHRVRVYIHVGAVNQEDTIELAKHAHSIGAEGIGCVTPFFLGVNDREMEEYFVKVASSVPDDFPVYLYNIPQCAANDLKVEVVQKIANRCPNVVGVKYSYADLFRTSEYLTINQGTASVVSGVDRLFLAALAMGCHGTVSGVACVYPEPFVAIYDAFKVGDLEKARQLQTLTNKYILTLKSGCNMSYFKEGLKLRGIDVGYMKAPQLDLTDEEINELKRQLTEIDREARAMGL from the coding sequence ATGAAATACTTATATGGGCTAACTACGGCAATGATAACTCCTTTTAGTAAAGATGGAACAGTCGATCTCGATAAGATGAAAAACCTAACAAATTTTTTAATAGAAAAAGGCACTCACTGCTTGTATCCACTGGGAACAACGGGAGAAGGATTTAGGCTCTCAGTAGAAGAGAGAAAGCAAGTTGCACAAACAGTTGTCGAAACAGCTAATCACCGGGTTAGAGTATACATCCACGTAGGGGCTGTCAATCAAGAAGATACTATTGAATTGGCCAAACATGCGCACTCAATCGGAGCAGAGGGGATTGGTTGTGTAACGCCATTTTTCTTGGGTGTGAATGATCGAGAAATGGAAGAGTACTTTGTCAAAGTTGCATCAAGTGTTCCGGATGACTTTCCGGTATATCTATATAATATTCCTCAATGCGCAGCAAACGATTTGAAAGTAGAAGTTGTCCAAAAAATAGCCAACCGATGCCCCAATGTCGTTGGTGTTAAGTACAGCTACGCTGATTTATTTAGAACGAGCGAATATCTCACTATTAATCAAGGAACTGCTTCCGTAGTAAGTGGAGTGGATCGCTTATTCCTGGCTGCTTTGGCAATGGGATGTCATGGAACGGTATCCGGGGTCGCCTGTGTATATCCGGAACCATTTGTAGCCATCTACGACGCATTTAAGGTCGGAGATCTGGAGAAGGCTAGACAACTTCAAACACTTACTAACAAATATATCTTGACACTAAAAAGCGGCTGTAATATGTCCTATTTTAAGGAAGGACTTAAGCTGCGAGGGATTGACGTCGGATATATGAAAGCCCCGCAGTTAGATTTAACGGACGAGGAAATAAATGAACTAAAAAGACAATTGACTGAAATTGACCGCGAGGCCCGGGCAATGGGGTTGTGA
- a CDS encoding bifunctional 4-hydroxy-2-oxoglutarate aldolase/2-dehydro-3-deoxy-phosphogluconate aldolase: MDKETAGFIRRHKVIAICRRLYGPDLLSLASALSQGGVNMLEVTFDQSDPECIKKTSEAIRSLLEKFGSCMEIGAGTVLTKEQVMAAKDAGASYIISPNVDVEIIKYTKALGLVSVPGAMTPSEILTAHNAGADFVKLFPSGTLGFNYIKDILAPISHVKLVATGGVTEETLPEYLKLGFAGAGVSGRLSEKKLIAEGNFEEITRRAQAFSKIASDY, from the coding sequence ATGGACAAAGAAACTGCAGGATTCATTCGGAGACACAAGGTGATAGCAATCTGCCGCAGACTCTATGGGCCAGATCTGCTTAGTCTGGCCAGTGCTCTAAGTCAAGGTGGAGTTAACATGCTGGAAGTCACCTTTGACCAGAGTGATCCGGAATGTATTAAGAAAACATCTGAGGCGATCCGAAGTCTTCTTGAAAAATTCGGAAGTTGCATGGAGATTGGTGCAGGGACGGTTCTTACTAAAGAGCAAGTAATGGCTGCCAAAGATGCCGGAGCAAGCTATATCATTTCTCCAAATGTTGATGTAGAGATCATTAAGTATACCAAGGCACTAGGACTTGTTTCAGTTCCCGGTGCGATGACTCCTTCGGAGATTTTAACTGCTCATAATGCTGGAGCTGATTTTGTAAAGCTATTTCCATCCGGAACCCTTGGCTTTAATTACATAAAAGATATTTTGGCTCCGATTAGCCATGTGAAGCTTGTTGCTACAGGAGGAGTTACCGAGGAAACTCTTCCGGAATATCTGAAACTTGGATTTGCCGGGGCTGGAGTAAGTGGACGTCTTTCAGAAAAGAAACTTATTGCTGAAGGTAATTTTGAAGAGATTACAAGAAGGGCCCAAGCCTTTTCAAAAATTGCAAGCGACTATTAG
- a CDS encoding sugar kinase: protein MKKVVGFGEIMLRMSPAGYYKFSQVDEFKVNYTGAEANVCVALSATGMTAEYVTKVPDNDIARCAIATMRKFGVGVRHVVYGGDRLGSYYLERGASQRPSKVIYDRKYSSISMAKREEFDWETILEGVDAFHFTGITVALGENLPGICLDACKVAKKKGVQVFCDLNYRKNLWTPEQAQHIMPEIVANVDVLVGNEEDAEKVLGVKAANSDVAKGELDRESYVDVARQLSEKYGLKTVAFTLRTSISASDNNWAGIIYADKNAYFSKKYKMHIVDRVGGGDSFAAGLIYAICNGYDHQKTINFAVAASCLKHSIELDFNLSTVSEIEALMGGDGSGRVQR, encoded by the coding sequence ATGAAAAAAGTAGTAGGCTTTGGAGAAATCATGCTGCGAATGAGTCCGGCTGGCTATTATAAGTTTTCCCAGGTGGATGAGTTTAAGGTTAACTATACAGGAGCGGAAGCTAATGTCTGTGTTGCACTTAGCGCGACGGGGATGACGGCGGAGTATGTCACGAAAGTTCCTGATAATGATATTGCGCGATGTGCAATAGCTACCATGCGAAAATTTGGTGTTGGTGTGCGCCATGTTGTTTATGGTGGCGATAGGCTTGGTTCTTACTATCTAGAACGAGGTGCCTCACAACGACCATCGAAGGTGATTTATGATAGAAAGTACTCATCGATATCGATGGCGAAAAGAGAAGAGTTCGACTGGGAGACAATTCTCGAGGGTGTGGATGCATTTCATTTTACCGGGATTACGGTTGCACTAGGCGAGAATCTACCTGGTATCTGTTTAGACGCATGTAAAGTTGCCAAGAAAAAGGGAGTCCAAGTTTTTTGCGATCTAAACTACAGAAAAAATCTTTGGACGCCTGAACAGGCACAGCATATTATGCCCGAGATTGTCGCAAATGTTGATGTTCTCGTAGGCAATGAAGAAGACGCGGAAAAGGTGCTTGGTGTGAAAGCCGCTAATAGTGATGTAGCGAAAGGGGAACTCGATCGTGAAAGCTATGTGGATGTAGCTAGGCAACTCTCCGAGAAGTATGGATTAAAAACTGTTGCATTTACTCTGAGAACTAGTATATCGGCATCAGATAACAATTGGGCGGGAATAATTTATGCCGATAAAAATGCATATTTTTCAAAGAAATATAAAATGCATATTGTTGATCGTGTCGGTGGCGGAGATTCTTTTGCTGCTGGTCTGATCTATGCAATTTGTAACGGCTATGACCATCAGAAGACTATCAATTTTGCGGTTGCAGCATCATGCTTGAAACACTCAATCGAGCTTGACTTTAATCTGTCAACTGTCAGTGAAATTGAGGCATTAATGGGTGGAGACGGTTCGGGGCGTGTTCAAAGGTAA